The DNA segment GCGGTGCTGCTGGTAAACTGCAACCGGCCGGCCGCGACGTTCTTTCTGACCAGTTCTTCCAAACCCGGCTCGTAGATGGGAATGCCGCCCGCCTGCAACAGCCGCACCTTGGCCTCGTCATTGTCCACGCAGGTCACCGTGTGCCCGACCTCGGCGAAGCACGTTCCCGTTACCAGCCCGACATATCCCGTTCCGATGATTGCGATTTTCATGATGCTGCCCCGGCCAACTTCGGTTGCTCAAACCAGCGGAAGATGTCTCCCTGGAAACCCGCCGCCTGCCTATTTTGCCGGCGTAATGGCCGGCGCCACGGGCGCCGCAGCGGCCGGACTCGGACGGAGTTTGGGGTTCGCCTTGAACAGCTCGTTCAACTGGTTCATCGCCTCCGAGCCGTAGGTGTTTTGCGGATCGTGCGCCAGATCCATGTAGAGGTCGCGGGCCTGCTCCAGCTTGCCGCCGGCCTGATAAAGCTGGGCGAGCGAGTATTTGGCCGGCGTGACGACATTGGCGCTCGCAAACCGGTCCACGATTTCCTTGAACGCCGGGAGCGCTTCGTTCGTCTTGCCCTGCGCCAGCAGGCACACGGCGATGCCGTATTTGGCCTGCGCGGTCAACGCGCTGCCGTCGTATTCGGTCAGAAATTTTTGAAACGACGCCTGCGCGTCGGCGATCTTGCCATCCACAAACTGATCGCCCGCCGCCGTCAGCAGCGCCCGGGCGCCGGCTTCCGTGCCGCTGGTTTCCGCCGCGACCTTCAACCAGTCGGCCGCCTTTACGTTGCCCTGCGCGGCGGAGAGCGTCATGGCGGAAACGGCTTCACCGGCTGCGATTTCCTTCTGGTGGTTCCGCCACAGCACGAAGGCGACGATGATGCCCACCACCGTGAGGATGACCGCCGAGGAAATGATCTGCCTGCGGTTCTTTTCCAGCCAGCCCAGCACGGCATACAGTTGTCCCGATTGCGAAATGTCAGATTGCATAATGCCCGCGCAGTCTTCGTTTCAACGGCCAAAATCGCAAGACAGAAATCCGTTGAATACGGTGGTTCCTTAATAATTTGTCGCGGAATGAGGGGCCCGGCCACCCCTGGGAAGGACTGGCGATTGGGCGAATAATGCTGCGGGCGGGCGCCGGGAAGAGTAGTCTGGCGGCGCCATGGAAAAGCTCTTCCGGTTGCAGGAGCGCGGCAGCACGGTGCGAACCGAAATCCTCGGCGGCGCGACCACCTTCATCACGATGGCCTACATCATCGTGGTCAACCCGGCGATCCTCAGTTTTGCCGGCATCCCCGCGGGGCCAAGCACCGTGGCCACGATTCTCACCGCCGTGGTGGGCTGCACTTTGATGGGACTGCTGGCCAACCGGCCCATTGCCGTGGCGCCTTACATGGGCGAAAACGCCTTCATCGCCTTTGGGCTGGCCGCCCTGGGCATTGGCTGGCAACAGCGGCTGGGCGCGGTGTTTGTCAGCGGACTCGGCTTCCTGCTCATCACCGTGCTGGGCGTGCGCGCATGGCTGGCGGCGTCGGTGTCGCCCAGCTTGAAACACAGTTTCGCGGTCGGCATCGGCTTGTTTCTCGCCTTCATCGGCCTCTACGAAACCGGCATTGTCACCAGCTTCGTAACCGGTCTCCCGGCGGCAACCCTGCCGCTTGGCCCGGCCGGAATGTTGCGGGCGCCGGACGTGCCCGTCAAAATCGGCAACCTGCGCGATCCGCAGGTGTTGCTGGCCATCGGCGGTTTTTTGCTGATGGCGATCCTGATGATCCGCCGGGTGCGGGGCGCGGTGCTGCTGGGCATGGTGGCGACGGCGGTGACCGGCTGCCTGCTGGGGCTGGGCAAGGCGCCGGAACACTGGCTGGCCCTGCCCTTTGCGGGGGAATACGCCCTGCAGCCCATCGCGTTCAAGCTGGACATCGCGGGCGTCTTTCAAATGAGCTTTTTGCCCGTGCTGCTGACGCTCTTTCTCATGAGCTTTCTGGACACGCTCGGCACGCTGGTGGGCGTGGGCGCCGCGGGTGGCATGCTCGACGAAAAAGGAAATTTCCCAGAGATCCACAAGCCCATGTTGGTGGACGCCCTGACCTGCCTGTTCAGCGGCCTCGTGGGCACGTCCACGAGCGGCGCCTACATCGAATCGGCCACCGGCATTCGCGATGGCGCCCGCACCGGGCTGGCCGCCCTGACCACCGCCGCCCTGTTCGCCGTTTCACTCTTCTTCATCCCGGCGGTCGCTCCGTTGCAACAGTTGCGCTTCGCGTATGGTCCGGCGTTGATTGCGGTCGGCGTCCTCATGTTCAGTTCGGTGCGCAAAATCGATTTTGACGACCTCACCGAACTGGTGCCGGCGCTGGTCACGATTGGCATGATGCTGTTCACCTACAACATCGCCAACGGGCTGACGGCGGGGCTGGCCATCTATCCCCTCCTCAAAGCCGCCACCGGACGCGGGCGTGAATTGAATGCCGGCGCCATGGTGTTGGGCGCGCTGTGCCTGGTTTACTTTCTCTTCGGCCTGCCCCACTGAGCGCCCTTTGAGGCGGCGCGCGGCCCGCGAGCCGGCCCGGTTCAATGGCTCAGTATGCGGAAAAAGGCGGCGTTGTTCGTGGGCAGCACCAGCAGGTTCGACCCGCCCAGATCGCTCGCGATGGTTTGCCAGTTCGTGCCGCTCAAGTTGGTTGACATCTGCACCTCATAGGGACCGAGGCCGCCGGACCAGTTCAACCACAGGTTGGTGCCCTGCACCGTCAGGCCGGCGCCAAGCTCCGGCACCGGCATCACGGCCACCGTCAGCGTTGCAGTGGCGGTCAAGCCGCCGCCATCCGCCACGCTGACGACAAAACTGTTGGTTCCCAGCTGGGCTTCGGGCGGCAGACCGGAAAGCGAACCGTCCGGGGCAATCGCAAGCCAGGCCGGTCCGCTCAGTTTTGCGAAGGTAAGCGTGTCCGTGGGATTCGGGTCGGAGGCCTGACCGGCGATGCTGTTCGAATATGCGCGTCCGGCAAATGCCCCCGGCACGGCAAACGGATCGGCGGCAAAGCCGGGCGCGCCGTTCACATAGATCAACATCGTGGCCGTGTTGGAAGCTCCCGCCCCATCGCGGGTGCTGACGAGAAACACGTTGGTGTTCGCGTCGTTGTTGGCGGGCGTGCCCGAAAGGAAGCCGTTGGCCCCAATCGCCAGCCACGGCGGGCCGCTCAGTTTGGAGAAGGTCATCGCGTCGCCGTTCGGGTCGCTGGCGTTGGTGGTCAGCGTGCCCGCATACGCCTGCCCGGCATTCGCACGGCCCTGGAAAAACGGATTGCTCGCGAACTGGGGCGCGCGGTTGGAGGCGGCCGCAAAGTGCGCCTGCACCTGCGCCGGACTCAAAGCGTAATCGTAGATGGCCACCTCCTCCATTAGCCCGACAAACTGGAAATTGTAGCTCGTTCCGGCGCCGGACTGCCGGGAGCCGATGGTGACCGGATTGGTTGAACTCAGCAAACCGCTGTTTGCAGCGATGGTCGCGCTGGCATTGGCTGCGCCGTCTACATACAGGATGACGTTGCCGTTGGCCTGGTCACACACGCCGACAAGATGATGCCACTGGCCATTGGGAGTCACGCTTCCGCCGGCCACATGCGCGCCACCGGTCCGGTCGCGCACAAAGAATCGGAACGCGTGGCTGCCCGCGCCGCAATCCAGGTTGAACTGCTCGCCGCCGCTGCCATAGCCCTTCGAAATCAAGCCGGCATCCGACGACTGCGCGTTGCCGTTCACCCACGCCTCGACGGAGAACGCGGCGTTGCTGGTGGTGGCGAAGTCGATCGGTATGCCGCTCACGTAACAGTTGACCGACGACAACGCGCCAAAGCGCGCCGCCTTGTGCGTGTCCACCAGGCCATTGCCGGGCTGCCCCAGCAGGGTGTTGAGATAGCTGCCGTTGTTGCCGGCAATGTAATCGTGCGCCACCGAGCCGCTGGTCTCGTCAAGCCGCCAGTAGCCCACGGGGTAATCGGCCAGCACGTTCACCGCCGCGGGATAGCCGGGCGCCAGCACGGACAGCGTGACGACGCTGCTCGTTGCGACGCCGTAGGCATTGCTCACCAGCACCGAGTAGGCGCCGGCCTGATTCAGTTGCACGTTGTTCAGGGCGTAGGTGGACCCGCTGGCACCGCCCAACGGTGAATTGTTGAACCGCCAGAAGTAGTAAACCGGCAGGGCGGCATTCGCGCCAACGGCGAAGCTGATGTTGCGGCCGGTGAACAACGACACGCTGGCCGGACTGGGTTGCTGCACAATCTGCGGCGCCCGGAACACCGTCACGCTCGCCACCGTGCTCGTGGCGGCGCTCAGACTGTTGCTCACCACCGCGAAGTAAGTGCCGGCGTCGTTGGTGGTCACGGGATTGAAGGTGAGACTGGCCGCGGTTTTCCCGTTGAGTTTGACCGCCGCCCCCGGCGCGCCCTGATACCACTGATAGGCCAGATTCGGCGCGCCCATGGCC comes from the Verrucomicrobiia bacterium genome and includes:
- a CDS encoding LamG-like jellyroll fold domain-containing protein; the encoded protein is GGNQDAGIFAVSGVDMPPEVVITRQPQPVTNNLPASPVTLSVTAMGAPNLAYQWYQGAPGAAVKLNGKTAASLTFNPVTTNDAGTYFAVVSNSLSAATSTVASVTVFRAPQIVQQPSPASVSLFTGRNISFAVGANAALPVYYFWRFNNSPLGGASGSTYALNNVQLNQAGAYSVLVSNAYGVATSSVVTLSVLAPGYPAAVNVLADYPVGYWRLDETSGSVAHDYIAGNNGSYLNTLLGQPGNGLVDTHKAARFGALSSVNCYVSGIPIDFATTSNAAFSVEAWVNGNAQSSDAGLISKGYGSGGEQFNLDCGAGSHAFRFFVRDRTGGAHVAGGSVTPNGQWHHLVGVCDQANGNVILYVDGAANASATIAANSGLLSSTNPVTIGSRQSGAGTSYNFQFVGLMEEVAIYDYALSPAQVQAHFAAASNRAPQFASNPFFQGRANAGQAYAGTLTTNASDPNGDAMTFSKLSGPPWLAIGANGFLSGTPANNDANTNVFLVSTRDGAGASNTATMLIYVNGAPGFAADPFAVPGAFAGRAYSNSIAGQASDPNPTDTLTFAKLSGPAWLAIAPDGSLSGLPPEAQLGTNSFVVSVADGGGLTATATLTVAVMPVPELGAGLTVQGTNLWLNWSGGLGPYEVQMSTNLSGTNWQTIASDLGGSNLLVLPTNNAAFFRILSH
- a CDS encoding NCS2 family permease, translating into MEKLFRLQERGSTVRTEILGGATTFITMAYIIVVNPAILSFAGIPAGPSTVATILTAVVGCTLMGLLANRPIAVAPYMGENAFIAFGLAALGIGWQQRLGAVFVSGLGFLLITVLGVRAWLAASVSPSLKHSFAVGIGLFLAFIGLYETGIVTSFVTGLPAATLPLGPAGMLRAPDVPVKIGNLRDPQVLLAIGGFLLMAILMIRRVRGAVLLGMVATAVTGCLLGLGKAPEHWLALPFAGEYALQPIAFKLDIAGVFQMSFLPVLLTLFLMSFLDTLGTLVGVGAAGGMLDEKGNFPEIHKPMLVDALTCLFSGLVGTSTSGAYIESATGIRDGARTGLAALTTAALFAVSLFFIPAVAPLQQLRFAYGPALIAVGVLMFSSVRKIDFDDLTELVPALVTIGMMLFTYNIANGLTAGLAIYPLLKAATGRGRELNAGAMVLGALCLVYFLFGLPH
- a CDS encoding tetratricopeptide repeat protein, with the protein product MQSDISQSGQLYAVLGWLEKNRRQIISSAVILTVVGIIVAFVLWRNHQKEIAAGEAVSAMTLSAAQGNVKAADWLKVAAETSGTEAGARALLTAAGDQFVDGKIADAQASFQKFLTEYDGSALTAQAKYGIAVCLLAQGKTNEALPAFKEIVDRFASANVVTPAKYSLAQLYQAGGKLEQARDLYMDLAHDPQNTYGSEAMNQLNELFKANPKLRPSPAAAAPVAPAITPAK